The region GTCCCAAGATGTTagtaaattttgttgtggatAAAAATACCATTCCCTACTATGCATGTGCCATGCAGatggctttcttcattttgttcattATCAGTGAACTTTTTATCCTTTcggccatggcctatgaccgctatgtggctgtctgtaaccctctgctctacaatGTTATCATGTCCCAAAGACTTTGCCATGTGCTGGTGGGTATTCCATATCTCTACAGTACCTTTCAGTCTCTGGTGTTCACCATTAAGACTTTTACATCCATCTTCTGTGGCTCTAATGTCATCAGTCATTTCTACTGTGATGATGTTCCCTTGCTATCTATGCTTTGCTCAAATTCACAAGAAATAGAATTAATGCTCATAATATTTTCAGCATTTAATTTGATATCCTCCCTCCTGGTTGTCCTGCTGTCCTATCTGCTGATTCTGATAGCCGTATTTCGAATGCATTCTGCCGAGAGCAGGAAAAAAGGTTTCTCCACATGTGGTTCTCATCTGACAGTGGTGGTTGTGTTTTATGGGACTTTATTATTTATGTATGTGCAGCCCAGATCTGCTCACTCATATGATACTGACACAATGGCCTCTGTGTTTTACAGTTTAGTCATCCCTGTGCTTAACCCTTTGATATATAGCTTGAGGAACAAAGAGGTAAAAAGtgccttccatagggtttttaaaaa is a window of Elephas maximus indicus isolate mEleMax1 chromosome 20, mEleMax1 primary haplotype, whole genome shotgun sequence DNA encoding:
- the LOC126064006 gene encoding olfactory receptor 8K5-like, translating into MGQENLTVLTEFILTGVTRHPELQYPLFRVFLLIYMITVVGNLGMIILTKMDSRLHTPMYFFIRHLAFIDLGNSTVICPKMLVNFVVDKNTIPYYACAMQMAFFILFIISELFILSAMAYDRYVAVCNPLLYNVIMSQRLCHVLVGIPYLYSTFQSLVFTIKTFTSIFCGSNVISHFYCDDVPLLSMLCSNSQEIELMLIIFSAFNLISSLLVVLLSYLLILIAVFRMHSAESRKKGFSTCGSHLTVVVVFYGTLLFMYVQPRSAHSYDTDTMASVFYSLVIPVLNPLIYSLRNKEVKSAFHRVFKN